From Oryza sativa Japonica Group chromosome 4, ASM3414082v1, one genomic window encodes:
- the LOC4336932 gene encoding probable nucleoredoxin 3: MPSLGSHVGTDHLKHRCSHDKTIKLQQLFLFLLSLPDMGETAEGVEAGEKYVSIPQLAGVGTLLSNGGKEIPLSSIEGKRICLFFSAHWCRPCRNFTPKLLQIYRKLRNTCKNMEIIFISLDRDEISFLDYFKGMPWLALPFDTGLRQKLCVQFDIEHIPALIPLSTTLSHGFRVEEDAVKLVEEYGVDAYPFGAKRRSELEGMDDARRQGGNLLQLLGCKEREYVISADGIKTPISDLNGKTIGLYFGAHWCPPCRAFTKQLREAYDELKALRPGNFQVIFISMDRNEEEFQASLSAMPWFAIPYSDTTVQELSRIFTIKGIPTLLILGPDGKVFKTDGRRIISKYGAMAFPFTESRAYELEEVLKKERDSLPHRVRDHRHEHELELDMAKAYVCDECQQKGQNWVFSCKQCNFDLHPTCAQESTDVNI; the protein is encoded by the exons ATGCCATCCCTAGGAAGCCATGTTGGAACAGACCACTTGAAGCATCGGTGCTCACACGACAAAACCATAAAACTCCAGCAGCTGTTTCTTTTCTTGTTGTCATTGCCAGACATGGGAGAGACGGCAGAAGGTGTTGAAGCAGGCGAGAAATATGTGAGCATACCACAGTTGGCTGGAGTTGGAACTCTTCTCTCCAATGGAGGAAAG GAAATACCTCTGTCGTCCATTGAAGGGAAGAGAATCTGCCTCTTCTTCTCGGCTCACTGGTGCAGGCCATGCAGGAACTTTACCCCAAAGTTGCTCCAAATCTACAGGAAACTCAGGAATACTTGCAAGAATATGGAGATAATCTTCATATCACTTGACCGCGACGAGATCAGCTTCTTGGACTACTTCAAAGGCATGCCATGGCTTGCCTTGCCTTTTGACACTGGCCTAAGGCAAAAATTATGTGTGCAATTTGACATTGAGCATATCCCAGCATTGATTCCTCTGTCAACAACGCTATCTCATGGATTTCGAGTCGAAGAGGATGCAGTGAAGCTGGTTGAGGAGTATGGAGTAGATGCCTACCCCTTTGGTGCAAAGAGGAGAAGTGAACTGGAGGGTATGGATGATGCCAGGAGACAAGGAGGTAATCTTCTGCAACTTCTTGGATGCAAGGAAAGAGAATATGTCATAAGTGCAGATGGCATAAAG ACTCCTATATCTGACCTTAATGGCAAGACAATTGGACTGTACTTTGGAGCACACTGGTGCCCACCTTGCCGTGCCTTCACTAAACAACTCAGGGAGGCGTACGATGAGCTGAAAGCCTTGAGACCTGGGAATTTCCAGGTCATATTCATTTCCATGGACCGCAATGAGGAAGAATTCCAAGCAAGCCTGAGTGCAATGCCATGGTTTGCTATCCCCTATTCTGACACAACTGTGCAAGAACTCAGTAGAATCTTCACTATCAAAGGCATCCCAACACTCTTGATACTTGGACCAGATGGTAAAGTGTTCAAAACAGACGGAAGGAgaataatttcaaaatatggTGCAATGGCATTCCCTTTTACAGAATCAAGAGCTTATGAGTTGGAAGAAGTTCTCAAAAAGGAAAGGGACAGCCTGCCTCACCGAGTGAGAGATCACCGTCATGAGCATGAGCTTGAGTTGGACATGGCTAAGGCTTATGTATGCGATGAGTGCCAACAGAAAGGGCAAAACTGGGTCTTCTCTTGCAAGCAGTGCAACTTCGATCTCCATCCAACCTGTGCGCAAGAAAGTACTGATGTAAACATCTGA